One window of the Shimwellia blattae DSM 4481 = NBRC 105725 genome contains the following:
- the oppB gene encoding oligopeptide ABC transporter permease OppB — MLKFILRRCLEAIPTLFILITISFFMMRLAPGSPFTGERNLPPEVMANIEAKYHLNDPIMTQYVNYLKQLAHGDFGPSFKYKDFSVNDLVATAFPVSAKLGAAAFLLAVIFGVSAGVIAALKQNSGWDYTVMGFAMTGVVIPSFVVAPLLVLIFSITLRWLPGGGWNGGALKFMILPMVALSLAYIASIARITRGSMIEVLHANFIRTARAKGLPMRRIILRHALKPALLPVLSYMGPAFVGIITGSMVIETIYGLPGIGQLFVNGALNRDYSLVLSLTILVGALTILFNAVVDVLYAVIDPKIRY; from the coding sequence ATGTTAAAATTTATTCTACGCCGCTGTCTGGAAGCGATCCCGACACTGTTTATTTTGATAACCATTTCTTTCTTCATGATGCGCCTGGCCCCGGGAAGCCCCTTTACCGGTGAGCGTAACTTACCGCCGGAAGTGATGGCGAATATTGAAGCAAAATATCATCTTAATGACCCCATCATGACCCAGTATGTTAATTATCTGAAACAGCTGGCCCACGGGGATTTTGGCCCGTCATTTAAATATAAAGATTTTAGCGTTAACGATCTGGTTGCCACGGCGTTTCCCGTTTCGGCAAAACTGGGGGCGGCGGCCTTTTTACTGGCGGTTATCTTCGGGGTCAGCGCCGGGGTCATTGCCGCCCTGAAGCAAAACAGCGGGTGGGATTACACGGTGATGGGGTTTGCCATGACCGGGGTGGTTATCCCGAGTTTTGTGGTAGCCCCCCTGTTAGTGCTGATATTCTCCATTACCCTCAGGTGGTTACCCGGCGGTGGCTGGAACGGCGGGGCGCTGAAATTTATGATCTTACCCATGGTCGCGCTGTCTCTGGCGTATATTGCCAGCATCGCCCGTATTACCCGGGGCTCGATGATTGAAGTGCTGCACGCGAACTTTATCCGCACGGCCCGGGCCAAGGGGCTGCCGATGCGGCGCATTATTTTGCGCCATGCCCTGAAACCGGCGCTGTTGCCGGTACTCTCCTATATGGGGCCGGCCTTTGTGGGGATTATTACCGGCTCAATGGTGATTGAAACGATTTATGGCCTGCCGGGTATTGGCCAGCTGTTCGTTAACGGGGCACTGAACCGTGACTACTCCCTGGTGCTCAGCCTGACTATCCTGGTCGGCGCCCTGACGATTTTATTTAACGCGGTGGTTGATGTGCTCTATGCGGTCATCGATCCGAAAATTCGCTACTGA
- the oppC gene encoding oligopeptide ABC transporter permease OppC: protein MLMSKKNSAALENFTGQLDIEGRSLWQDAWRRFIHNRAAMISLVILGTIGLFVILAPLLSAFSYFDTDWGMMSGAPDLESGHYFGTDSSGRDLLVRVAIGGRISLMVGLAAALVAVVVGTLYGALSGYLGGKTDAAMMRLLEILNSFPFMFFVILLVTFFGQNMLLIFVAIGMVSWLDMARIVRGQTLSLKRKEFIEAAQVGGVSTARIVMRHIVPNVLGVVVVYASLLVPGMILFESFLSFLGLGTQEPLSSWGALLSDGANSMEVSPWLLMFPAAFLVVTLFCFNFIGDGLRDALDPKNRPE, encoded by the coding sequence ATGTTGATGAGCAAAAAAAACAGCGCGGCGCTGGAAAACTTCACCGGCCAGCTGGATATCGAAGGGCGCAGCCTGTGGCAGGATGCCTGGCGGCGGTTTATTCACAACCGGGCGGCGATGATAAGCCTGGTGATCCTCGGCACTATCGGGCTGTTTGTGATCCTGGCACCGCTGCTGTCGGCATTCAGTTACTTTGATACGGACTGGGGTATGATGTCGGGCGCACCGGATCTGGAGTCCGGGCACTATTTTGGCACTGACTCTTCCGGCCGGGATCTGCTGGTGCGGGTGGCCATTGGCGGGCGCATCTCCCTGATGGTGGGGCTTGCCGCGGCGCTGGTGGCCGTTGTGGTTGGCACGCTGTACGGCGCGTTATCCGGCTATCTGGGCGGGAAAACCGACGCAGCAATGATGCGCCTGCTGGAGATCCTCAACTCCTTTCCGTTTATGTTTTTTGTGATCCTGCTGGTGACCTTCTTCGGGCAGAACATGCTGCTGATTTTTGTCGCCATTGGCATGGTCTCCTGGCTGGATATGGCGCGTATTGTGCGCGGCCAGACCCTGAGCCTGAAGCGCAAAGAGTTTATTGAGGCCGCCCAGGTGGGCGGCGTCTCAACCGCCAGAATAGTGATGCGCCACATTGTGCCGAACGTCCTTGGGGTGGTGGTGGTGTACGCCTCGCTGCTGGTGCCGGGCATGATCCTGTTTGAATCCTTCCTGAGCTTCCTTGGCCTCGGGACTCAGGAGCCCCTGAGCAGCTGGGGGGCCTTATTAAGCGACGGCGCAAACTCCATGGAGGTCTCCCCCTGGCTGCTGATGTTCCCGGCCGCCTTCCTGGTGGTGACACTGTTTTGTTTTAATTTTATCGGCGATGGCCTGCGCGACGCCCTCGACCCGAAAAACCGCCCGGAGTGA
- a CDS encoding ABC transporter ATP-binding protein, with amino-acid sequence MTHTTEPALLDVRDLRVTFRTQDGEVTAVNNLNFSLRAGETLGIVGESGSGKSQTAFALMGLLAANGQPGGSARFNGREILNLPERELNRLRAEQIAMIFQDPMTSLNPYMRVGEQLMEVLMLHKKVSKAEAFEAAVQMLDAVKMPEARKRMRMYPHEFSGGMRQRVMIAMALLCRPRLLIADEPTTALDVTVQAQIMTLLGELQREFNTAIIMITHDLGVVAGICDKVLVMYAGRTMEYGSARDIFYQPAHPYSAGLLRAVPRLDSEAAELQTIAGNPPDLLHLPGGCPFQPRCPYSRDECHKVPPLTEFGAGRLRACFRAPEEIV; translated from the coding sequence ATGACCCATACCACTGAACCGGCACTGCTGGATGTCCGGGATCTGCGGGTAACCTTCCGCACCCAGGACGGGGAGGTGACCGCAGTCAACAATCTTAACTTCTCGCTGCGCGCCGGGGAGACCCTGGGGATTGTCGGGGAGTCCGGCTCCGGAAAATCCCAGACCGCCTTCGCCCTGATGGGGTTACTGGCCGCCAACGGGCAGCCGGGCGGCTCCGCCCGCTTTAACGGGCGCGAAATCCTCAACCTGCCGGAGCGCGAGCTCAACCGGCTGCGGGCTGAGCAGATAGCCATGATCTTCCAGGATCCGATGACCTCACTGAACCCCTACATGCGGGTGGGTGAACAGCTTATGGAAGTGCTGATGCTGCATAAAAAAGTCAGCAAAGCCGAGGCGTTCGAAGCTGCCGTACAGATGCTGGACGCAGTCAAAATGCCGGAGGCCCGCAAGAGAATGCGCATGTACCCCCACGAGTTTTCAGGCGGTATGCGCCAGCGGGTCATGATTGCGATGGCGCTACTGTGCCGCCCCAGGCTACTGATTGCCGATGAGCCGACCACGGCCCTGGATGTGACGGTGCAGGCACAGATAATGACACTGCTTGGCGAGCTGCAGCGCGAGTTTAACACCGCAATCATTATGATAACCCACGATCTGGGGGTGGTGGCCGGGATCTGTGACAAGGTGCTGGTGATGTACGCCGGGCGCACCATGGAGTACGGCAGCGCCCGGGATATTTTCTACCAGCCAGCCCACCCGTATTCTGCCGGGCTGCTGCGCGCCGTGCCCCGGCTGGACAGCGAAGCGGCGGAGCTGCAAACCATTGCCGGTAACCCGCCAGACTTACTGCACCTTCCCGGCGGTTGCCCGTTCCAGCCACGTTGCCCGTATAGCCGCGACGAGTGCCACAAGGTGCCGCCGCTGACGGAATTCGGCGCAGGGCGCCTGCGCGCCTGCTTCAGAGCCCCGGAGGAGATAGTATGA
- the oppF gene encoding murein tripeptide/oligopeptide ABC transporter ATP binding protein OppF translates to MNSTPEQELLLEVTDLKVHFAVRDDKQWFWQPARMLKAVDGVTLRLYAGETLGVVGESGCGKSTFARAIIGLVKASGGTATWLGKDLPGMTPAEWREARRDIQMIFQDPLASLNPRMTIGDIIAEPLRTYHPHMPRREVQDKVKAMMLKVGLLPNLVNRYPHEFSGGQCQRIGIARALILEPRLIICDEPVSALDVSIQAQVVNLLRQLQREMGLALIFIAHDLAVVKHISDRVLVMYLGQGVEQGSCDAVYRNPQHPYTRALMSAVPLPDPDREKQKTVQLLEGELPSPINPPSGCVFRTRCPLAGPECSQTRPQLEGNFHHAVACLKAEPL, encoded by the coding sequence ATGAATAGCACACCAGAGCAGGAGCTGCTGCTGGAGGTGACGGACTTAAAAGTTCACTTCGCGGTCAGAGACGACAAACAGTGGTTCTGGCAGCCCGCCAGAATGCTCAAAGCGGTAGACGGGGTCACGCTGCGCCTGTACGCCGGTGAAACCCTGGGGGTTGTCGGGGAGTCGGGGTGCGGTAAATCCACCTTTGCCCGGGCGATTATTGGTCTGGTGAAGGCCTCCGGGGGCACCGCCACCTGGCTTGGGAAAGATCTTCCAGGTATGACCCCCGCCGAGTGGCGCGAGGCCAGGCGCGATATTCAGATGATTTTCCAGGATCCGCTGGCCTCACTGAACCCGCGCATGACCATCGGCGATATTATCGCCGAGCCGCTGCGCACCTATCACCCGCACATGCCCCGCCGGGAAGTGCAGGACAAGGTCAAAGCCATGATGCTGAAAGTGGGGCTGCTGCCAAATCTGGTGAACCGCTATCCTCATGAGTTTTCCGGCGGGCAGTGCCAGCGTATTGGTATTGCCCGGGCGCTTATCCTCGAACCCCGGCTGATTATCTGCGATGAGCCCGTATCGGCGCTGGATGTGTCAATCCAGGCCCAGGTCGTGAACCTGCTGCGCCAGCTGCAGCGGGAAATGGGCCTGGCGCTGATTTTTATTGCCCACGATCTGGCGGTGGTAAAGCATATTTCCGACCGGGTGCTGGTGATGTACCTCGGCCAGGGGGTGGAGCAGGGAAGCTGTGACGCGGTCTACCGTAACCCGCAGCATCCGTATACCCGGGCGTTAATGTCCGCCGTGCCGCTGCCGGATCCGGATCGCGAAAAGCAAAAAACGGTCCAGTTGCTGGAAGGGGAGCTCCCCTCACCAATTAACCCCCCGTCGGGCTGTGTTTTTCGTACCCGCTGCCCGCTTGCCGGGCCGGAATGTTCCCAAACCCGGCCGCAACTGGAAGGGAATTTTCACCATGCGGTAGCCTGCCTGAAAGCAGAGCCGCTATAA
- a CDS encoding ion transporter yields the protein MPGTRRTLRQRSYDILLDQTSPHNRRFEIAFGVLDILSVLVIFLETGLASGPGTLLARTHLFEWAELFFTLAFSIEYLLRVISTPRPWRYIFSFWGFVDLATTIPLYVFWLWPEIGAEYVSVWRAMRAIRALRIMKLLRLMPTLNSFWQAVLEARHQLFLFYFFIGIVMVVAGSLMYGIEGPAHGFTSLGVAVYWAIVTVTTVGYGDIAPHTTAGRIVSSILILIGYSVIAIPTGLITAQVTRDIENRRHSRACVHCNHAGHDSNARFCKCCGHRLPVR from the coding sequence GTGCCCGGAACCCGCCGGACGCTGCGTCAGCGTTCTTACGATATATTGCTTGATCAGACCAGCCCCCATAACCGCCGGTTTGAGATAGCTTTCGGGGTGCTCGATATTCTGAGCGTGCTGGTTATTTTCCTCGAAACCGGGCTGGCATCCGGCCCCGGTACTCTGCTGGCCCGCACCCATCTCTTTGAATGGGCAGAGCTGTTCTTTACCCTGGCATTCAGCATTGAGTATCTGCTGCGCGTTATCAGTACGCCGCGGCCATGGCGCTATATTTTCAGTTTCTGGGGATTTGTCGACCTGGCGACCACTATTCCGCTGTATGTGTTCTGGCTGTGGCCGGAGATAGGGGCGGAGTATGTGTCGGTCTGGCGCGCCATGCGGGCTATCCGCGCCCTGCGGATCATGAAGCTACTGCGCCTGATGCCGACCCTGAACAGTTTCTGGCAGGCGGTGCTGGAGGCCAGGCACCAGCTGTTTTTATTCTACTTTTTTATCGGCATTGTCATGGTGGTGGCCGGTTCGCTGATGTACGGCATTGAGGGGCCTGCCCATGGTTTTACCTCCCTTGGGGTGGCGGTCTACTGGGCGATAGTCACGGTCACGACGGTGGGTTACGGAGATATCGCGCCGCACACCACTGCCGGGCGCATTGTGTCATCGATACTGATCCTGATTGGTTACTCGGTGATTGCCATTCCTACCGGCTTAATTACCGCCCAGGTCACCCGTGATATAGAAAACCGCCGCCACTCCCGGGCCTGTGTGCACTGTAACCACGCAGGGCACGACAGTAACGCCCGGTTTTGTAAATGCTGCGGGCACCGGTTACCGGTGCGCTGA
- a CDS encoding HI1450 family dsDNA-mimic protein, which yields MDMDLNNRLTEDETLEQAYDIFLELAPDNLDPADIILFNLQFEERGGAELFDPAEDWAEHVDFDLNPDFFAEVVIGLAETDGGELNDIFARVLLCRDKDHKICHILWRE from the coding sequence ATGGATATGGATCTGAATAACCGCCTGACCGAAGATGAAACTCTGGAGCAGGCCTACGATATCTTCCTCGAACTGGCGCCGGATAATCTGGATCCTGCCGACATTATTCTGTTTAACCTGCAGTTTGAAGAGCGCGGCGGCGCCGAGCTCTTCGACCCGGCAGAAGACTGGGCAGAACATGTGGATTTTGACCTTAACCCGGACTTTTTTGCCGAGGTGGTCATTGGCCTTGCAGAGACCGACGGCGGCGAGCTGAACGATATCTTCGCCCGGGTGCTGTTATGCCGCGACAAAGACCATAAAATTTGCCATATCCTGTGGCGTGAATAA
- the cls gene encoding cardiolipin synthase has translation MTTFYTVVSWLLILGYWLLIASVTLRILMKRRAVPSAMAWLLIIYILPLVGIVAYLSFGELHLGKRRAERARAMWPSTAKWLHDLKSCKRIFATESSEVAESLFQLCERRQGIGGVKGNQLQLLTDSDDVMHALIRDIQLARHNIEMVFYIWQPGGLADQVAESLMAAARRGVHCRLMLDSAGSVAFFRSPWASIMRNAGIEVVEALKVNLMRVFLRRMDLRQHRKMVMIDNYIAYSGSMNMVDPRFFKQDAGVGQWIDVMARMEGPVATSMGVVYSCDWEIETGKRILPPPPDANIMPFEEASGHTIQTIASGPGFPEDLIHQALLTSIYAARESLVMTTPYFVPSDDLLHAICTAALRGVDVSIIVPRKNDSVLVGWASRAFFTELLEAGVKIYQFEGGLLHTKSVLVDSQLSLVGTVNLDMRSLWLNFEITLVIDDAGFGADLGAVQDDYISRSRLVEARLWVKRPLWQRIAERLFYFFSPLL, from the coding sequence ATGACGACCTTCTACACCGTGGTGAGTTGGCTGCTCATCCTGGGCTACTGGCTGTTGATCGCCAGTGTGACACTGCGGATTTTAATGAAAAGACGCGCAGTCCCCTCCGCCATGGCCTGGCTGCTGATTATTTATATTCTGCCGCTGGTCGGGATCGTCGCTTATTTATCATTCGGTGAGCTGCACCTCGGCAAGCGCCGGGCGGAGCGCGCCAGAGCCATGTGGCCCTCCACGGCGAAATGGCTGCACGATTTAAAATCCTGTAAACGCATATTCGCCACCGAAAGCAGTGAAGTGGCAGAGTCGTTATTCCAGCTTTGTGAACGGCGCCAGGGCATTGGCGGCGTAAAGGGCAATCAGCTACAGCTGCTGACCGACTCCGACGATGTGATGCACGCGCTGATCCGCGATATTCAGCTGGCGCGCCACAATATTGAGATGGTGTTCTATATCTGGCAGCCCGGCGGGCTGGCAGACCAGGTGGCCGAATCCCTGATGGCGGCCGCGCGCCGCGGGGTGCACTGCCGCCTTATGCTCGACTCCGCAGGCAGCGTGGCGTTCTTTCGCAGCCCCTGGGCCAGCATTATGCGCAACGCCGGTATTGAAGTGGTCGAGGCCCTGAAAGTTAACCTGATGCGTGTCTTCCTGCGCCGTATGGATCTGCGCCAGCACCGCAAAATGGTGATGATCGACAACTACATCGCCTATTCCGGCAGCATGAATATGGTTGACCCGCGCTTTTTTAAACAGGATGCCGGTGTTGGCCAGTGGATCGATGTAATGGCGCGTATGGAAGGCCCGGTGGCCACCTCGATGGGGGTGGTTTACTCCTGCGACTGGGAGATAGAAACCGGCAAGCGCATTCTGCCCCCACCGCCGGATGCGAATATCATGCCCTTTGAAGAGGCCAGCGGGCACACCATTCAGACCATTGCCTCCGGCCCGGGCTTTCCGGAGGATCTGATTCACCAGGCGCTGCTGACCTCCATCTACGCCGCCCGGGAATCGCTGGTGATGACCACCCCCTACTTTGTTCCCAGCGACGATCTGCTGCACGCCATCTGTACCGCCGCCCTGCGCGGGGTGGATGTCAGCATTATTGTGCCGCGCAAGAACGACTCGGTGCTGGTGGGCTGGGCCAGCCGGGCATTTTTTACCGAGCTGCTGGAAGCCGGGGTGAAGATTTACCAGTTTGAAGGGGGGCTGCTGCACACCAAAAGTGTGCTGGTAGACAGCCAGCTCAGCCTGGTGGGCACCGTTAACCTGGACATGCGCAGCTTATGGCTGAATTTTGAAATCACCCTGGTGATTGATGATGCGGGCTTTGGGGCCGATCTGGGGGCGGTGCAGGATGATTATATCTCCCGCTCCCGGCTGGTTGAGGCGCGCCTGTGGGTAAAACGCCCCCTGTGGCAGCGAATTGCCGAGCGTCTGTTTTACTTCTTCAGCCCGTTGCTGTAA
- a CDS encoding YciY family protein, which translates to MRHSRNEVGRWRMQRQAQRRKSRWLEAQSRRNMRIHAIRKSLASQKRNSLLFAIYNL; encoded by the coding sequence ATGAGACATAGTAGAAATGAGGTTGGACGCTGGCGGATGCAGCGTCAGGCCCAGCGCCGCAAGTCACGCTGGCTGGAAGCACAATCGCGCAGGAATATGCGCATTCATGCAATCCGCAAATCTCTGGCAAGCCAGAAACGCAATTCCCTGCTGTTCGCTATCTACAATCTCTGA
- a CDS encoding YciI family protein: protein MLYVIYAEDHPDSLDKRLAVRPAHLARLQLLRDEGRLLTAGPMPAVDSNDPGKAGFTGSTVIAEFASLEAAQSWAQDDPYQAAGVYKTVRVTPYKQVF from the coding sequence GTGCTGTATGTTATTTACGCCGAAGACCATCCTGATTCCCTGGACAAACGCCTGGCGGTGCGCCCTGCTCACCTGGCGCGCCTGCAACTCTTGCGTGATGAGGGCCGCCTGCTGACCGCCGGGCCAATGCCTGCCGTAGACAGCAACGATCCCGGTAAAGCGGGCTTCACCGGCTCTACGGTGATTGCGGAGTTTGCCTCTCTGGAAGCGGCACAGTCCTGGGCCCAGGACGATCCTTACCAGGCAGCGGGTGTGTATAAAACAGTACGGGTAACGCCCTATAAGCAGGTGTTCTGA